CCCCAGGCCATCGAGAAGCTGAGCAGCAACATCCTGGCGGGGAAGAAGGCCCAGATTCTGTTGGGGGCCACGGGTACGGGAAAAACCTATACCATTGCCAATGTGATCGCCC
This is a stretch of genomic DNA from Bacillota bacterium. It encodes these proteins:
- a CDS encoding DEAD/DEAH box helicase family protein, encoding MKFTMVSDYTPKGDQPQAIEKLSSNILAGKKAQILLGATGTGKTYTIANVIA